A part of Streptomyces sp. NBC_01210 genomic DNA contains:
- a CDS encoding Gfo/Idh/MocA family protein, with the protein MTKPAKQLRIGLLGTGPWAERTQAPALAAHPDVELAGVWGRRAEAAAALAAAHDTRAYSGDDGIDALFAACDAVAFALPPDVQAPLAARAAAAGCHLLLDKPVAATVAGARETAEAAARAGVASVVFCTLRFAAETAPWIAEQARVDGWFTAHARWLGSLYAPGGDSPYATSPWRREKGGLWDVGPHVLSVLLPVLGDVTEVTAARGPVDTAHLVLRHESGASSTATLSLSAPVKASGVSIELVGDRGAAVLPVWGDAIRSFEAAVDALLESARTGRAHDCDVRFGLRLTEILAQAEAELLLRG; encoded by the coding sequence ATGACGAAGCCCGCGAAGCAGCTGCGTATCGGACTCCTCGGGACCGGGCCCTGGGCGGAGCGCACCCAGGCCCCCGCGCTCGCCGCCCATCCGGATGTCGAGCTCGCCGGCGTGTGGGGGAGGCGGGCCGAAGCGGCCGCCGCGCTCGCCGCCGCCCATGACACGAGGGCGTACTCCGGCGACGACGGAATCGACGCGCTCTTCGCCGCCTGCGACGCGGTGGCCTTCGCGTTGCCGCCGGACGTCCAGGCGCCGCTCGCGGCGCGGGCGGCCGCGGCCGGCTGCCACCTGCTGCTGGACAAGCCGGTCGCGGCGACGGTGGCCGGAGCGCGCGAGACGGCGGAGGCGGCGGCGAGGGCCGGGGTCGCGTCGGTGGTGTTCTGTACCTTGCGCTTTGCCGCCGAAACCGCGCCCTGGATCGCCGAACAGGCGAGGGTGGACGGCTGGTTCACGGCCCATGCGCGGTGGCTCGGTTCGCTGTACGCGCCCGGCGGGGACAGCCCGTACGCGACTTCTCCGTGGCGGCGCGAGAAGGGTGGGCTGTGGGATGTGGGCCCGCATGTGCTGTCCGTACTGCTGCCGGTGCTCGGCGATGTGACGGAGGTGACGGCGGCTCGTGGCCCGGTCGACACCGCGCATCTGGTGCTTCGGCACGAGTCCGGGGCGTCGAGCACGGCGACGCTGAGCCTGAGCGCGCCGGTGAAGGCTTCGGGCGTGAGCATCGAACTTGTCGGCGATCGGGGGGCGGCGGTGCTGCCGGTCTGGGGCGACGCGATCCGCTCGTTCGAGGCGGCCGTCGACGCGCTGCTGGAGTCGGCGCGGACAGGGCGGGCGCACGACTGCGACGTACGGTTCGGGCTGCGGCTCACCGAGATCCTGGCGCAGGCGGAGGCGGAGCTTCTGCTGCGTGGTTAG
- the glnII gene encoding glutamine synthetase produces the protein MTFKAEYIWIDGTEPTAKLRSKTKILADGAELPIWGFDGSSTNQAKGHASDRVLKPVFSCPDPIRGGDNVLVMCEVLNTDMTPHETNTRAALAEVAEKFAAQEPIFGIEQEYTFFKGSRPLGFPEGGFPAAQGGYYCGVGADEIFGRDVVEAHLENCLKAGLGISGINAEVMPGQWEFQVGPLAPLEVSDQLWVARWLLYRTAEDFEVSATLDPKPVKGDWNGAGAHTNFSTKAMREGYDAIITACESLGEGSKPLDHVKNYGAGIDDRLTGLHETAPWNEYSYGVSDRGASVRIPWQVEQDGKGYIEDRRPNANVDPYMVTRLIVDTCCTALEKAGQV, from the coding sequence GTGACCTTCAAGGCTGAGTACATCTGGATCGACGGCACCGAGCCGACCGCCAAGCTTCGCTCGAAGACGAAGATACTGGCGGACGGGGCCGAGCTGCCCATCTGGGGCTTCGACGGGTCCAGCACCAACCAGGCCAAGGGCCACGCATCCGACCGCGTGCTCAAGCCGGTCTTCTCCTGTCCGGACCCGATCCGCGGCGGCGACAACGTCCTGGTCATGTGCGAGGTCCTCAACACGGACATGACGCCGCACGAGACCAACACGCGTGCCGCGCTCGCCGAGGTGGCGGAGAAGTTCGCCGCCCAGGAGCCGATCTTCGGTATCGAGCAGGAGTACACCTTCTTCAAGGGCTCCCGCCCGCTGGGCTTCCCCGAGGGCGGCTTCCCGGCCGCGCAGGGCGGCTACTACTGCGGTGTCGGCGCCGACGAGATCTTCGGCCGTGACGTCGTCGAGGCCCACCTGGAGAACTGCCTCAAGGCGGGCCTCGGCATCTCCGGTATCAACGCCGAGGTCATGCCCGGCCAGTGGGAGTTCCAGGTCGGACCGCTGGCGCCGCTGGAGGTCTCCGACCAGTTGTGGGTGGCGCGCTGGCTGCTGTACCGCACCGCCGAGGACTTCGAGGTCTCCGCGACGCTCGACCCGAAGCCGGTGAAGGGCGACTGGAACGGCGCGGGCGCGCACACCAACTTCTCGACGAAGGCGATGCGCGAGGGATACGACGCGATCATCACCGCCTGTGAGTCGCTGGGCGAGGGCTCCAAGCCGCTCGACCACGTCAAGAACTACGGCGCGGGCATCGACGACCGCCTCACCGGTCTGCACGAGACCGCCCCGTGGAACGAGTACAGCTACGGCGTCTCCGACCGCGGCGCCTCGGTCCGTATCCCGTGGCAGGTCGAGCAGGACGGCAAGGGCTACATCGAGGACCGTCGTCCGAACGCCAACGTCGACCCGTACATGGTGACGCGGCTGATCGTCGACACCTGCTGCACCGCGCTGGAGAAGGCCGGCCAGGTCTGA
- the pdxR gene encoding MocR-like pyridoxine biosynthesis transcription factor PdxR: MADSWVNLAEILGADLHLELTGPGSRRAVLMRALREGVRSGRLAPGTKLPPYRSLAADLGIARNTVADAYSELVAEGWLTARQGSGTRVAQGACPPPGRGGVAPVAPVRRRSTAARTVRPTYDLVQGQPDPSAFPRGAWLASARRALTTAPHDAFGPGDPRGRAELREALAGYLARVRGVRTDPRRIVVCSGAAHALRLMAAVAGGRWAVESYGLPFHRGLLADGGIRTTPLPVDEHGARISELGAVDAVLLTPAHQFPTGGPLHPERRAAVVDWSRSTGGLVLEDDYDGEFRYDRQPVGAVQGLDPDRVVLMGSVSKSLSPALRIGWMVLPEHLVDDVVAAKGEREQWSSATEQLTLADFITSGAYDRHVRKMRQRHRRRRDQLVSVLGERAPQVRVTGIAAGLHAVLELPTGSERAVVKAAAWQGLAVEGLADYRHADFPADGRDGLVIGYATPPEHIYAGALDALCRALPPVEQQQP; the protein is encoded by the coding sequence GTGGCAGATTCATGGGTCAATTTGGCGGAGATCCTGGGTGCGGATCTGCATCTGGAGCTGACGGGTCCGGGCAGTCGGCGCGCCGTTCTGATGCGGGCCCTGCGCGAGGGAGTCAGGAGCGGGCGACTGGCCCCGGGTACGAAGCTGCCGCCCTACCGCTCCCTCGCCGCCGACCTCGGGATCGCCCGTAACACCGTCGCCGACGCGTACTCCGAGCTGGTCGCCGAGGGATGGCTCACCGCGCGCCAGGGGTCCGGGACCCGGGTCGCGCAGGGGGCCTGCCCGCCGCCGGGCAGGGGAGGGGTCGCGCCGGTCGCTCCCGTACGCAGACGGAGCACTGCGGCCAGAACCGTCCGGCCGACGTACGACCTCGTGCAGGGGCAGCCCGACCCCTCCGCCTTTCCACGCGGAGCGTGGCTGGCCTCCGCGCGGCGGGCGCTGACCACCGCGCCGCACGATGCGTTCGGGCCCGGCGATCCACGTGGGCGGGCCGAGCTGCGGGAGGCGCTGGCCGGATATCTGGCGCGGGTGCGCGGGGTGCGGACCGATCCACGGCGGATCGTCGTCTGCTCCGGGGCCGCGCACGCACTGCGGCTGATGGCGGCGGTCGCGGGCGGACGGTGGGCTGTGGAGTCGTACGGGCTGCCCTTCCACCGCGGACTGCTGGCCGACGGCGGCATACGCACCACACCTCTGCCGGTCGATGAACACGGCGCCCGGATAAGCGAGTTGGGCGCGGTGGACGCCGTGCTGCTGACTCCCGCGCACCAGTTCCCGACCGGCGGTCCGCTGCATCCGGAGCGGCGCGCCGCCGTCGTGGACTGGTCGCGATCGACGGGCGGGCTGGTCCTGGAGGACGACTACGACGGCGAGTTCCGCTACGACCGCCAGCCGGTGGGGGCGGTGCAGGGCCTCGACCCCGACCGGGTGGTGTTGATGGGGTCGGTGAGCAAGAGCCTCTCCCCCGCCCTCCGCATCGGCTGGATGGTGTTGCCCGAGCATCTGGTGGACGACGTGGTGGCGGCGAAGGGTGAGCGCGAGCAGTGGTCGAGCGCCACGGAGCAGCTCACGCTCGCGGACTTCATCACCTCGGGGGCGTACGACCGGCATGTGCGGAAGATGCGGCAGCGCCACCGGCGCCGGCGCGACCAGCTGGTGTCGGTCCTGGGGGAGCGGGCGCCGCAGGTGCGGGTGACCGGGATCGCGGCGGGGCTGCACGCCGTGCTCGAACTTCCGACGGGGTCCGAGCGGGCCGTGGTGAAGGCGGCGGCCTGGCAGGGGCTCGCCGTCGAGGGGCTCGCCGACTACCGGCACGCCGATTTCCCCGCGGACGGGCGGGACGGACTGGTCATCGGTTACGCGACACCGCCGGAGCACATCTACGCCGGGGCGCTGGACGCGCTGTGCCGGGCACTGCCGCCCGTTGAGCAGCAACAACCTTAA
- a CDS encoding ARPP-2 domain-containing protein, giving the protein MNKLDMTGLTTMPAQVWGGIRLVPLVREEPVDGLRLHHKIYGGYGDVQVGPRTHYLSYIPHGFVADWSGEGGRSAAYGTQLGDARPACVPVRRHHRMAKRRSAKGSTEDRLRFLPLHLALEGYLALHFGGPSVVWDEWSQQAVRQGLSPRAEDAYAGWQVRGLGDALRIFEIHPDQCGVLVYAADSLAAAFVVPHPADYRALHPSLLEDLYGELVHQYAYFGGPVPDFEARIRDSPHLRTIADLRAAARAQERTWAEDHDTLFAGRLLDPSYHFERVYRMGSFSLWRFLPPFRRGEPEQHIGEVITDHKGRVAYLKTFRLSEAQVRRGHLLNRLHDHDWHLGRTAEALGTSYLDLVRRIRAAGFESLLNEHGVALATSAEPAHGRTAPPACSA; this is encoded by the coding sequence ATGAACAAGCTCGACATGACCGGGCTGACCACCATGCCCGCGCAGGTGTGGGGCGGCATCCGGCTGGTGCCGCTGGTGCGCGAGGAGCCGGTGGACGGGCTGCGGCTGCACCACAAGATCTACGGCGGCTACGGCGACGTCCAGGTCGGCCCTCGTACGCACTACCTCTCCTACATCCCGCACGGCTTCGTCGCGGACTGGTCGGGCGAGGGCGGCCGGTCCGCGGCGTACGGAACACAGTTGGGCGACGCGCGGCCCGCCTGCGTCCCCGTGCGCCGTCACCACAGGATGGCCAAGCGCCGCTCCGCCAAGGGCAGCACCGAGGACCGGCTGCGTTTCCTCCCCCTCCATCTCGCGCTGGAGGGATATCTGGCACTTCACTTCGGCGGCCCGTCCGTCGTCTGGGACGAGTGGTCCCAGCAGGCGGTACGCCAGGGCCTGTCTCCGCGCGCCGAGGACGCCTACGCCGGATGGCAGGTGCGCGGCCTCGGCGATGCGCTGCGGATCTTCGAGATCCACCCGGACCAGTGCGGTGTGCTGGTGTACGCCGCGGACTCGCTCGCCGCTGCCTTCGTCGTACCGCACCCCGCCGACTACCGCGCCCTGCACCCGTCCCTGCTCGAGGATCTGTACGGGGAGCTGGTACATCAGTACGCGTACTTCGGCGGCCCGGTTCCCGACTTCGAGGCGCGCATCCGCGACAGCCCGCATCTGCGGACGATCGCCGATCTCCGGGCGGCGGCCCGCGCGCAGGAGCGCACCTGGGCCGAGGACCACGACACTCTGTTCGCGGGCCGGCTGCTCGACCCGTCGTACCACTTCGAGCGCGTCTACCGGATGGGCTCGTTCAGTCTGTGGCGCTTTCTGCCGCCATTCCGGCGCGGGGAGCCGGAGCAGCACATCGGCGAGGTGATCACCGACCACAAGGGCCGCGTCGCCTATCTCAAGACCTTCCGGCTCTCCGAGGCACAGGTCCGGCGCGGCCATCTGCTGAACCGGCTGCACGACCACGACTGGCACCTGGGCCGGACCGCCGAGGCGCTGGGCACCAGCTACCTCGATCTTGTACGCCGGATCCGTGCCGCGGGCTTCGAGTCCCTGCTCAACGAGCACGGCGTCGCGCTTGCGACCTCGGCCGAACCCGCTCACGGACGGACAGCTCCGCCCGCCTGTTCGGCGTAA
- a CDS encoding winged helix-turn-helix domain-containing protein, which yields MANSRSFSAVPAVSAATAVNQNPISPGRHRLRAVDRDEVVTTGQVVDFLPPGATWLPAPQHTLPTLPGQPPMIGYLVLVPADQQPPAALVQSPAPTRAEEGAGPVSIDSVQRTALVDGQVLDLTYLEFELLAHLVAHPHRVHTRDQLVTTVWGYGHVGDGRTVDVHVARLRRKLGAERRRTIQTVRRVGYKYTP from the coding sequence ATGGCGAACTCCCGTTCCTTCTCCGCCGTACCCGCCGTCTCCGCTGCGACCGCCGTCAATCAGAATCCGATCAGTCCGGGCCGGCACCGGCTGCGTGCCGTCGACCGGGACGAGGTCGTGACCACCGGGCAGGTGGTGGACTTCCTGCCGCCGGGCGCCACTTGGCTTCCCGCGCCCCAGCACACTCTGCCCACCCTGCCGGGGCAGCCGCCGATGATCGGCTACCTCGTTCTCGTACCGGCCGATCAGCAGCCGCCGGCCGCTCTGGTGCAGTCTCCCGCGCCGACCCGGGCCGAGGAGGGCGCCGGACCGGTGTCGATCGACAGCGTGCAGCGCACCGCCCTGGTGGACGGGCAGGTGCTGGACCTGACCTACCTCGAGTTCGAGCTGCTGGCGCATCTGGTGGCGCATCCGCACCGGGTGCACACCCGCGACCAGCTGGTGACCACCGTGTGGGGCTACGGGCATGTGGGCGACGGCCGGACCGTCGACGTCCATGTCGCCCGGCTGCGCCGCAAGCTGGGCGCCGAGCGCCGCCGTACGATCCAGACCGTACGGCGGGTCGGCTACAAGTACACGCCCTGA